Below is a genomic region from Anoplopoma fimbria isolate UVic2021 breed Golden Eagle Sablefish unplaced genomic scaffold, Afim_UVic_2022 Un_contig_10014_pilon_pilon, whole genome shotgun sequence.
AATATagaaaaacctaaaaaaaaaaatatttgaccatTCAGATCATGTTGTATGAGGCCTTTGATGCAGAAatgaaagatttttaaaaaaaaaaatgtttatgtacgTTTTTAGAGAAATGTTGTAATATTGCAACATTGGGCTTAGTTGGGAGCAGGATTTCTGTATTTGTACTCACGTTGTGTGAACAATTCAGAACAACTAAGGGTTCATTTGCAGGGTTGATTGCTTACTTAGCCCCATAACGGtatataacattaataataatcacacattagtcatatttttatgaagtcatttattaaaattattaaaaatattaaacaagataaaactcttaaaaagcgcgctttttccctttttttctttttatgacattggTCATGAAGACTTTCATTGGTGGTGAAAGTCCCAAAAACAGTCCCTGTTGTCTAAAAAGCAAAGGCGAACATCACACTTTCTGCATTGCGTGTTGGTGTATCCTTTATTGCACTGTCTGCAGCGTCCTCTCCCTGTCTTCCTTGGGAAATGACCAACTAGGTCCTTGCGTACATCCAATGGGAGGTTTGCACATCTCTTGGATGGCCTCTTCTGAGCATTCAGAGGGCTTCCTGATGTCACTGACTGTGTTGCTGGGCTCCCTTTGCCTGAAGATGGCCGTCCTCTCTTTGGAGTTTGAAGTGTTGCGTTTACCAGGATAAGAGAGGATGCTAGCTGTGCCTGAAACTGTCTCCTGTTCATTGTCTCTTTGCTAGACACCTTGAGCGCTTTACAGTCCCGCTTGTAGAGCAGCCAGGCATTGATCACAGCGAGGATGATGGTGTGCCAGAAGATGTACATGTACCAGCGACGGGATTTGATGGGGAACTTATATTTGGCTGTAAATGAGTCCAACAAATCCACACCTCCCATGTACTTGTTGTAGGCACCAACAATGTAAGGCCTCTCAACTTCAATGAAGGTTTTGTTGGCTTTGTCCCAGCGTTGAATCTTCTGCACAGGTTCAGGTCCAGCAAAGGATGACACAAGTGTGACGGCCCTGCTGTCATACCATTTGACAGCACAGATGTTGTGATTCCCCTCCACTCTGACGTCATAGCTTCCTCTCCCCTTTTTCTTCAAGCTCTTCTCGTCTTCAAGGTTACAGTTGGGTAGGCGCACCTGCCTGGCTGTTCCCACGTAATGAATTCCCCGATCAAGGAGCTTCACTAATAATGGAACACAGGTGAAGTAGTTGTCTGCATACAGTTTGTAGTTCTGACCTTCTGGAAGTGTGGAAGCAAGTTTCATCACAACCTCACCTGACAATCCAAGTTCAGATTTGGCTCGTATTCCGTTGACACTGCCTTGGTAGACATCGAAGTCACACATCATGCCAGAGATTCCAGTTCTCACCCACACTTTGAATCCCCATGGGTTAGCATATATTGCTTGATGCTGCTGAATTTCCCCTTGAAAGGAATCATCATCTCATCCACAGAGTTGTGCTCTTCTGGTACCACCTGAAGGCATTTCTCTCTGAATGAATCAAGCCACAGTCTGAGTTTCCATAGTTTGTCTAACTATTccctaaatgtaaatgtaaatgtaaatggttTAATGGCTCTAATTATCATActaaaaggaaaacatgcatCCCCCCACTTACATCCACACCCCACATTCAGGAACATTCCTGTCCCCAGAACTGAATTGTTCCATGGACAAAGTCATGGAATTTTAGGTCAGGCTGATCAAATTAACtaaattttttaaatcagtcaaaTTTGACCAGAACACAACACAAGGGTAGAATGTATACTATCCATGTATAAAGAAAGTACTCTGTTTCAGGCAGTGGTGTAGTGGAGGGAACACAACCTGTTGGAGCCCACTGCAACAAGCCAGCTGTTTTGACTACCACATT
It encodes:
- the LOC129114342 gene encoding piggyBac transposable element-derived protein 2-like codes for the protein MCDFDVYQGSVNGIRAKSELGLSVKLLDRGIHYVGTARQVRLPNCNLEDEKSLKKKGRGSYDVRVEGNHNICAVKWYDSRAVTLVSSFAGPEPVQKIQRWDKANKTFIEVERPYIVGAYNKYMGGVDLLDSFTAKYKFPIKSRRWYMYIFWHTIILAVINAWLLYKRDCKALKVSSKETMNRRQFQAQLASSLILVNATLQTPKRGRPSSGKGSPATQSVTSGSPLNAQKRPSKRCANLPLDVRKDLVGHFPRKTGRGRCRQCNKGYTNTQCRKCDVRLCFLDNRDCFWDFHHQ